A genomic region of Gemmata massiliana contains the following coding sequences:
- a CDS encoding fatty acid desaturase family protein, which translates to MSIRTEHVSRTSPAQRDHSDSKPKFPKDEAGFLNELKRRTDAYFAESGRSERDCWRMYLKTAVILAWLATSYALLVFAAPTVWLAAPLSISLALAISAVGFSIQHDGGHHAYSRFAWVNRLAALTLDLIGASSYLWKWKHVVYHHTYPNVAGQDTDIDVGRVARLAPQQPRLWFHRWQHLYLWPLYAVTASVWHLYGDFRDVIAGTIGTHRIPRPRGWDLVVFLTGKAVSIGLLLGIPMLVHSWWVVLAFYAVVTAVVGVVLTVVFQLAHCVEEAEFPQPIGDGGRMEMEGAWAVHQVHTTVDFARKSRVLCWLLGGLNFQVVHHLFPRVCHIHYPALSRIIETTCHEFGVRYSAHRTFLAGVVSHFRWLRQLGRPQVIPG; encoded by the coding sequence ATGTCTATACGAACAGAACACGTCTCTCGTACCTCTCCCGCGCAACGGGATCATTCGGACTCGAAGCCGAAGTTTCCAAAGGACGAGGCCGGGTTCCTGAACGAACTGAAGCGCCGGACCGATGCGTACTTCGCGGAGTCCGGGCGCAGCGAGCGCGACTGCTGGCGCATGTACCTGAAGACCGCGGTCATCCTCGCGTGGCTCGCGACGTCTTACGCACTGCTCGTGTTCGCCGCGCCGACCGTGTGGCTCGCGGCCCCGCTCTCGATCTCCCTCGCGCTGGCCATTTCCGCGGTCGGGTTCAGCATCCAGCACGACGGCGGGCACCACGCGTATTCGCGGTTCGCCTGGGTGAACCGACTCGCGGCCCTCACGCTCGATCTGATCGGGGCCAGCTCGTATCTGTGGAAGTGGAAGCACGTCGTGTACCACCACACGTACCCGAACGTGGCGGGCCAGGACACCGACATCGACGTGGGGCGCGTCGCGCGCCTCGCGCCCCAGCAGCCGCGCCTCTGGTTCCACCGGTGGCAGCACCTGTACCTGTGGCCCTTGTACGCGGTGACCGCGTCCGTGTGGCACTTGTACGGCGACTTCCGGGACGTGATCGCCGGGACCATCGGGACGCACCGTATCCCGCGGCCCAGGGGCTGGGATCTGGTCGTGTTCCTTACGGGCAAAGCGGTGTCGATCGGACTTTTGCTAGGAATCCCGATGCTGGTTCACTCGTGGTGGGTGGTGCTGGCGTTCTACGCGGTGGTGACGGCGGTGGTGGGCGTGGTACTCACGGTCGTGTTCCAGTTGGCGCACTGCGTCGAGGAGGCCGAGTTCCCGCAACCGATTGGGGATGGGGGCCGGATGGAAATGGAAGGCGCGTGGGCGGTCCACCAGGTCCACACGACCGTGGATTTCGCGCGTAAGAGCCGGGTGCTGTGCTGGCTCCTGGGCGGGCTGAACTTCCAAGTGGTTCACCACCTGTTCCCGCGCGTGTGCCACATCCATTACCCGGCGCTGTCGCGGATCATAGAAACCACGTGCCACGAGTTCGGGGTGCGGTACTCGGCGCACCGCACGTTCCTGGCCGGTGTCGTCTCGCACTTCCGCTGGCTGCGCCAGCTCGGGCGCCCGCAAGTAATTCCCGGCTAA
- a CDS encoding excisionase family DNA-binding protein yields the protein MTSARAPGSPWPIAEAATYLSISARHLHRLLDANKVRSVRLGRRRLIPDAEVQRLARDGC from the coding sequence ATGACTTCTGCCCGTGCGCCCGGTTCCCCGTGGCCCATCGCGGAAGCCGCAACGTACCTGTCCATTTCCGCGCGCCACTTGCACCGCCTGCTCGACGCCAACAAAGTTCGTTCCGTGCGTTTGGGGCGCCGCCGACTGATCCCTGACGCCGAGGTCCAGCGCCTCGCCCGCGACGGGTGCTGA
- a CDS encoding tyrosine-type recombinase/integrase: MVPLEEYLTAYTRSPIAAEVSDTYRANVLRAVRCVSKDCGFATPTDFDREAVENWMAARIEDGMSARSRNYYRESLVAFANWCVGTERLVGHDLNRVPKADQKSDPRRQRRSLTEDELKRLLAVATVCPLTDTQTIRRGNRKGQTAADLKPETVARLQALGRERALIYKALVLTGLRKNELATLTIGQLDLTAGSAFLQLDAADEKSREGNAIAIRDDLADDLRNWLADKLATVQAVAREVGEPTPTRLPGETLLFDVPPGLVRILDRDLVAAGIPKRDDRGRTVDVHAMRTTFGTVLSKTGTAPRTAQAAMRHSDIKLTMGVYTDTRLLDVRGTVEKLPTLPLTDGPGTTKGTITESRTSDDSASVTNPVAPTLFRGGHSGATPGTEHPNNEHQNKADGIDVSVDAVNGKPSVTTSVTEGHRVGLIGFEPTTSWSRTVF; this comes from the coding sequence GTGGTTCCGCTCGAGGAGTACCTCACCGCGTACACGCGCTCGCCGATCGCCGCGGAAGTTTCAGACACGTACCGGGCCAACGTGCTGCGCGCCGTGCGGTGCGTGTCGAAAGATTGCGGGTTCGCCACGCCCACCGATTTCGACCGGGAAGCGGTGGAGAACTGGATGGCCGCCCGAATCGAGGACGGCATGAGCGCCCGGAGCCGCAACTATTACCGCGAGTCCCTCGTCGCGTTCGCGAACTGGTGCGTCGGGACCGAGCGCCTGGTCGGCCACGACCTCAACCGGGTGCCCAAAGCGGACCAGAAGTCGGACCCGCGCCGCCAGCGCCGATCCCTCACCGAGGACGAACTGAAGCGCCTGCTCGCGGTCGCCACGGTCTGCCCGCTGACCGACACCCAGACGATCCGCCGCGGAAATCGTAAAGGACAAACCGCGGCCGATCTGAAACCCGAAACGGTAGCCCGGCTGCAAGCCCTCGGGCGCGAGCGGGCACTGATTTACAAGGCACTGGTCCTGACCGGGTTACGGAAGAACGAGCTGGCAACACTCACGATCGGGCAACTCGATTTGACGGCCGGGAGCGCGTTCTTGCAACTGGATGCCGCCGACGAGAAGAGCCGAGAGGGGAACGCGATTGCGATCCGCGACGATCTCGCGGACGACCTGCGGAACTGGTTGGCCGATAAGTTAGCGACCGTTCAAGCCGTCGCTCGCGAGGTCGGTGAACCAACACCGACGCGATTGCCCGGTGAAACGCTGCTATTCGATGTGCCGCCGGGCTTGGTTCGCATCCTGGATCGCGATCTGGTTGCCGCCGGCATCCCGAAGCGCGACGACCGCGGGCGCACGGTCGACGTTCACGCGATGCGAACGACCTTCGGCACGGTGTTGAGCAAAACGGGCACGGCACCGCGAACGGCACAAGCGGCGATGCGGCACAGCGACATTAAGCTCACGATGGGCGTGTACACCGATACCCGCCTGCTCGACGTCCGCGGGACCGTGGAAAAACTTCCGACCCTGCCCCTGACCGACGGCCCCGGGACCACTAAAGGCACGATCACAGAATCTCGAACCAGTGACGATTCCGCCTCGGTCACGAATCCGGTTGCACCGACTCTATTCCGCGGGGGGCATTCCGGGGCCACTCCTGGCACCGAACATCCGAATAACGAACACCAGAATAAAGCGGACGGAATCGACGTAAGTGTTGATGCTGTCAATGGAAAACCCTCGGTGACAACTAGTGTCACCGAGGGTCATCGAGTCGGGCTGATAGGATTTGAACCTACGACCTCTTGGTCCCGAACGGTTTTTTGA